A region of Allocoleopsis franciscana PCC 7113 DNA encodes the following proteins:
- a CDS encoding Uma2 family endonuclease, with amino-acid sequence MTTVLNLEPITTLTREQFFQLCQANPDLQLERSPQGELIIVTPIGGEGGNQEASLIAKVVIWNEQTQLGVVFSSQTVFSLPEGGDRSPDVAWVQLSRWQGLSQEEREGFPPICPDFLIELRSRSDRLKPLQNKMQEYLASGLRLGWLINSKDKQVEIYRMGQEVEVVGIPVVLSGEDVLPGFSLEVS; translated from the coding sequence ATGACAACAGTATTGAATTTAGAGCCAATTACCACCCTGACGCGGGAGCAGTTTTTTCAATTGTGTCAGGCGAATCCGGATTTACAGCTTGAACGTTCGCCTCAAGGAGAGTTGATAATTGTGACACCTATTGGTGGTGAAGGTGGCAATCAAGAAGCAAGTTTGATTGCGAAGGTCGTTATCTGGAATGAACAAACTCAGTTAGGAGTAGTGTTTAGCTCTCAGACTGTTTTTAGTTTACCCGAAGGGGGCGATCGCTCTCCCGATGTGGCTTGGGTGCAGTTGTCTAGGTGGCAAGGGTTGAGTCAGGAGGAACGGGAGGGATTTCCCCCGATTTGCCCGGATTTTTTGATTGAATTGCGTTCTCGTAGTGATCGGTTAAAGCCGCTACAGAACAAGATGCAGGAGTATTTAGCGAGTGGACTGCGCTTGGGTTGGCTGATTAATAGTAAGGATAAACAGGTGGAGATTTATCGCATGGGGCAAGAAGTGGAAGTGGTGGGAATACCTGTGGTGTTGTCGGGGGAGGATGTTTTGCCGGGGTTTAGTTTAGAGGTAAGTTAG
- a CDS encoding Uma2 family endonuclease, producing the protein MTISTEKKVWTDEEFMALSKDGHRYELVNGALVDMGNSGMEHGGIGSLLGGLLAIYVRQQKLGTVCDSSTAFTLKNGNKRSPDVSFVSREQLKGLKRPPRGFFQGSPDLAVEILSPSNTVEEIHDKIVEYFENDTRLVWVIHPDEKYVLVYHSPEPDRFLRPQDALEGEAIVPGFSMSVAELFEEWDF; encoded by the coding sequence ATGACAATCTCTACCGAGAAAAAGGTTTGGACAGATGAGGAATTTATGGCACTGTCCAAAGATGGACATCGCTATGAGTTGGTGAATGGGGCGCTTGTGGATATGGGCAATTCAGGGATGGAGCATGGTGGAATTGGCTCATTGCTGGGGGGGCTTCTGGCAATCTATGTTCGGCAACAAAAGTTGGGAACGGTTTGCGATTCGAGTACAGCGTTTACCTTAAAGAATGGGAATAAGCGATCGCCGGATGTATCTTTCGTTTCTAGAGAACAGCTCAAGGGCTTAAAGCGTCCGCCTCGTGGTTTCTTTCAAGGCTCTCCTGATCTCGCGGTTGAAATTCTTTCACCTAGCAACACCGTTGAGGAAATTCACGACAAGATTGTTGAATATTTTGAGAACGATACTCGCTTAGTCTGGGTGATTCATCCCGATGAAAAATATGTGCTGGTTTACCATTCGCCCGAACCCGATCGCTTTCTTCGTCCTCAAGATGCGTTAGAAGGTGAAGCGATCGTTCCGGGCTTTTCCATGTCTGTTGCTGAACTGTTTGAAGAGTGGGATTTTTAG
- a CDS encoding helix-turn-helix domain-containing protein, which translates to MNRVYDDMSARKSSQQPEENDSPLKRLREQANLTQEQLSVGLGVSTSTLRRWENGDVEPAMTREQWAVFCELLGVPFEQLPQKLNLRSQ; encoded by the coding sequence TTGAATCGCGTATATGATGATATGTCAGCGAGAAAATCAAGTCAACAGCCAGAGGAAAATGACTCTCCGTTGAAAAGGCTGCGCGAACAGGCAAATCTGACTCAGGAGCAGTTGTCAGTTGGTTTAGGAGTCTCCACGTCTACGCTGAGACGTTGGGAAAACGGGGATGTTGAACCGGCAATGACTCGCGAACAGTGGGCCGTATTTTGTGAGTTACTGGGTGTTCCGTTTGAGCAATTACCGCAAAAGTTGAATTTGCGCTCGCAATAA
- a CDS encoding protein kinase domain-containing protein has translation MNLLRMFQPTDPDRPLGGRYKVISQLAAGGFGQTFVAHDLHMPGQPQCVVKQLKPQVSDVESLQTARRLFDTEAQVLYNLGNHDQIPRLLAHFEDNQEFYLAQQLIEGNPLTEELASGQPWSEAKVIALLQDLLNVLSFVHQQQVIHRDIKPSNLIRRRRDGRIVLIDFGAVKQVSTQMINSKTGRTNMTISIGTHGYMPKEQLLGNPRFSSDVYAVGMIGIQALTGVHPRLLPEDGNTGEVVWHDRIQQVSPEFVSILDRMVRYEFRARYVSAIDALQALRSLPAHLLESVPLPQPLPEASGAVPGLERQAPATATGATVPIRGVAPSPTPPTVPNAAPTSEHSTPTIAAGTEPFPQPTTPTSGSQHSTPTIAAGTEPFPQPTPPTSGSQHSEPTVATGPKPLSPPVARSKPTATLPGSGQQSPNQLLPIMGGVVALGASLWVVKGLLFPQTPQTTTPGNSVAAVSGNKSADPQQATELLSQADRLREAENYQEAIATYEKAIALNANEAKAHWGLCYSLNQMLKPQDAIAACDQALALNPDYPEALWSKGNALHQEQNYQEELKLYEKALQLKPDFADAWNNQGVALLKLNRFDEAFAALDKATQLKPKGADAWANRGNALFGLRRYDEAFASLEKAIEIDPNHTNANNLLQKARRELGRYDDNQEKETGKSKKEKGKQ, from the coding sequence ATGAACCTTTTACGTATGTTTCAGCCGACCGATCCAGATCGACCCCTGGGCGGACGCTACAAAGTCATTAGTCAATTGGCCGCCGGTGGGTTTGGTCAAACCTTTGTCGCACACGATTTGCACATGCCGGGTCAACCCCAATGTGTAGTCAAACAGCTCAAGCCTCAAGTCAGTGATGTCGAGAGCCTGCAAACAGCAAGACGCCTGTTCGATACGGAAGCTCAAGTTCTCTATAATCTGGGCAATCACGACCAAATTCCCCGCTTATTAGCTCACTTTGAAGATAATCAAGAATTCTATCTAGCCCAGCAATTAATTGAGGGCAATCCACTCACCGAGGAACTCGCATCAGGTCAGCCTTGGTCGGAAGCTAAAGTGATCGCCCTGCTGCAAGATCTCTTAAACGTCCTATCGTTTGTCCATCAACAGCAGGTGATCCACCGTGACATCAAGCCATCCAATCTCATCCGCCGCCGACGAGATGGCAGAATCGTCCTCATTGACTTTGGGGCTGTCAAGCAAGTCAGCACCCAGATGATCAATTCCAAAACGGGACGAACCAATATGACGATTTCCATTGGCACTCACGGTTACATGCCAAAGGAACAATTACTGGGAAATCCCCGGTTTAGCAGTGATGTCTACGCCGTCGGCATGATTGGCATTCAGGCGTTAACGGGTGTTCACCCCAGGCTCCTACCCGAAGATGGGAATACAGGTGAAGTGGTGTGGCATGACCGCATCCAACAGGTGAGTCCTGAATTCGTCTCTATTCTTGACAGGATGGTGCGCTATGAATTTCGCGCTCGTTACGTGTCAGCGATCGATGCTTTACAAGCATTGCGGAGTTTACCCGCCCATTTGTTGGAATCGGTGCCTCTCCCCCAACCGCTACCAGAAGCTTCGGGCGCAGTCCCTGGATTGGAACGGCAAGCTCCTGCCACAGCTACTGGGGCGACAGTACCGATTAGGGGCGTCGCGCCAAGTCCTACCCCTCCCACAGTACCCAATGCCGCGCCAACCTCAGAACACTCCACTCCTACCATTGCCGCTGGCACCGAACCTTTCCCCCAGCCCACTACCCCCACGTCAGGCTCTCAACACTCCACTCCTACCATTGCCGCTGGCACCGAACCTTTCCCCCAGCCCACTCCCCCCACGTCAGGTTCTCAACACTCAGAACCCACTGTTGCTACTGGCCCCAAGCCGTTATCCCCGCCTGTCGCCAGATCAAAACCAACCGCGACTTTGCCAGGAAGCGGACAGCAATCTCCCAATCAGCTTTTGCCGATTATGGGTGGCGTTGTCGCGCTGGGTGCCAGTTTGTGGGTGGTTAAGGGTTTGTTATTTCCTCAAACGCCTCAAACCACTACTCCAGGAAATAGTGTTGCTGCTGTTAGTGGAAATAAAAGCGCCGATCCTCAACAGGCAACAGAACTCTTGAGTCAAGCCGATCGCCTGCGGGAAGCTGAAAATTATCAGGAAGCGATCGCGACTTACGAAAAAGCGATCGCACTCAATGCCAATGAGGCAAAAGCTCATTGGGGACTGTGCTACAGCCTTAACCAGATGCTCAAGCCACAAGATGCAATTGCGGCTTGCGATCAAGCACTTGCCCTTAACCCCGACTACCCAGAAGCGCTGTGGAGCAAAGGTAACGCCCTTCACCAAGAACAGAACTACCAGGAAGAACTCAAACTCTACGAGAAAGCGCTGCAACTTAAGCCCGATTTTGCAGACGCTTGGAATAATCAGGGAGTCGCCCTCTTGAAATTGAATCGCTTCGATGAGGCATTTGCGGCTTTGGACAAAGCGACTCAACTCAAGCCCAAGGGGGCAGATGCCTGGGCCAACCGGGGTAATGCTCTCTTCGGACTTAGGCGCTATGATGAGGCGTTTGCCTCACTCGAAAAGGCCATCGAAATTGACCCTAATCACACAAATGCTAATAATTTGTTACAGAAAGCACGACGAGAACTTGGTCGCTATGACGACAATCAAGAAAAGGAAACAGGTAAAAGCAAGAAAGAAAAAGGTAAACAATAA
- a CDS encoding L,D-transpeptidase produces the protein MLRQKFQVAGFMLLGLSGMIFLLIRQPQTTTPIAVKDTAKISQPQPPAKTPIVAKKTVPTNPPQSPAKTPIVAKKTVPTNPPQSLKPYGKQKPPASKKSSVKRPSQVIDPKSLSKGTHLVIKLGDRRVYVYKNKKLKISYPIGIGKAGWETPTGNYKVMDMQPHPIWEEPWTGKVILEGPDNPLGARWIGFWTDGRNSIGFHGTPAEKLVGQAVSHGCIRMRNRDVVALYEQVKLGTPVTVKP, from the coding sequence ATGCTGAGACAGAAATTCCAAGTTGCAGGTTTCATGTTGCTCGGCTTGAGTGGAATGATTTTTCTGCTTATTCGTCAGCCCCAAACAACGACACCCATCGCGGTGAAAGACACGGCGAAAATCAGCCAGCCTCAGCCGCCAGCAAAGACACCCATCGTTGCCAAAAAGACGGTGCCAACCAACCCACCTCAGTCGCCAGCAAAGACACCCATCGTTGCCAAAAAGACGGTGCCAACCAACCCACCTCAGTCCCTAAAGCCTTATGGGAAACAAAAACCGCCTGCTTCTAAAAAGTCATCGGTAAAGCGTCCCTCTCAGGTGATCGATCCAAAAAGTCTGAGTAAGGGTACTCACTTGGTGATTAAACTAGGCGATCGCCGAGTCTATGTCTATAAGAACAAAAAGTTGAAAATCAGTTACCCGATCGGCATTGGCAAAGCGGGATGGGAAACCCCCACAGGTAACTATAAAGTGATGGATATGCAGCCCCATCCCATTTGGGAGGAGCCTTGGACAGGTAAAGTTATCTTGGAAGGCCCTGATAATCCATTAGGAGCCAGGTGGATCGGTTTTTGGACGGATGGACGTAACTCCATTGGCTTTCATGGCACTCCTGCCGAAAAGTTGGTGGGACAGGCAGTTTCCCACGGCTGCATCCGGATGCGTAATCGAGATGTTGTTGCCTTGTACGAGCAAGTCAAACTGGGTACACCCGTCACGGTGAAGCCTTAA
- a CDS encoding protein kinase domain-containing protein — MKALFKRTNPDQPLGGRYKIIGELGAGGFGQTFLAQDLHLPDHPQCVVKQLKPQVSDAESFQTATRLFDVEARVLYQLGNHDQIPRLLAHFEENQEFYLAQELIDGEPLTQEMKGGQPWSETQVIAFLQDLLPILTFVHEQNVIHRDLKPSNLMRRRQDGKIVLIDFGAVKQVSTQIVNPQTGQTRTISIGTQGYTPKEQLGGNPRFSSDIYSAGIIAIQMLTGIHPRNLAEDDQTGEISWRDRAPHVSAELAEFLDRMVRYDFRARYPTAAEALVALRNLSTSRTQFGPISPPFSEDLGELPTQKRQSSANSHESTGSGLGQAPTNPFPPPQTMESTGSGYEQSATNFLAPSAASSHSQTPSTHTDPTVPVGKFPCPEHSSVSAVPTAVAPQKGGQRRLLIPLSILAVLGTVGATFLMTKTFLSPQFANQTIDRREVPGVSSNPSSGESSVSPTEASSPTASPSETPDETPASPTVASSPTASSEATASPTSTAPSPTASPVATPTSPTPSAAPSAPKSAPASVPTTVKSAPSPAAPQVGEFVKQADRAREAGQFQKAIELYDQAIALNPKLAEAHWGRCYSLNSVQQPDDAIAACNQALAINPNYPEALWSKGSALDQKQRFNESLKLYQQATAVKPNFAEAWNNQGVSLLALDRITEAVTAFDKATALKPGFANAWGNRGAALWKLGRFDDAIVSMDKALQIQPNNPDIINLRQQAREKLGR; from the coding sequence ATGAAAGCTTTATTTAAACGAACAAACCCAGATCAGCCCTTAGGCGGACGCTACAAAATTATTGGCGAACTAGGGGCGGGTGGATTCGGTCAAACCTTTTTGGCACAAGACCTGCATCTGCCCGATCATCCTCAATGTGTCGTCAAACAGCTAAAGCCCCAAGTTAGTGATGCTGAAAGTTTTCAAACAGCAACACGCCTGTTTGATGTAGAAGCGAGAGTCCTCTACCAGTTGGGCAACCACGACCAAATTCCCCGCTTGTTGGCACACTTTGAAGAAAATCAGGAGTTCTATCTCGCCCAGGAATTAATTGATGGGGAACCCCTGACTCAGGAGATGAAGGGAGGACAGCCTTGGTCGGAAACTCAGGTGATTGCCTTTTTGCAAGACCTCCTGCCGATTTTGACCTTTGTCCACGAGCAAAACGTGATTCACCGCGACCTCAAGCCTTCCAATCTGATGCGTCGCCGACAGGATGGCAAAATTGTCCTAATTGACTTTGGGGCGGTCAAGCAAGTCAGCACACAAATTGTTAATCCTCAAACGGGGCAGACAAGAACGATTTCCATTGGCACTCAAGGTTATACCCCCAAAGAACAATTGGGCGGAAATCCCCGCTTTAGCAGCGATATTTACTCGGCTGGCATTATTGCGATTCAGATGTTGACAGGGATTCATCCCAGGAACTTGGCTGAAGACGACCAGACGGGGGAAATTAGCTGGCGCGATCGCGCCCCTCATGTCAGCGCTGAACTCGCGGAGTTTCTTGACCGCATGGTGCGTTATGACTTCCGTGCCCGTTATCCCACAGCGGCAGAAGCACTTGTGGCACTGCGGAATCTATCAACATCAAGAACACAATTTGGCCCGATTTCCCCGCCCTTCTCGGAAGATTTAGGAGAACTGCCGACGCAAAAACGGCAATCCTCAGCCAATAGTCACGAATCCACAGGTTCTGGTTTAGGGCAAGCCCCCACAAACCCCTTCCCGCCGCCCCAAACAATGGAATCCACGGGGTCTGGTTATGAGCAATCGGCGACGAATTTTTTGGCACCCTCAGCAGCATCCTCTCACTCCCAAACACCAAGCACCCACACAGACCCTACAGTTCCTGTGGGTAAATTCCCTTGCCCTGAGCACTCATCCGTCAGTGCAGTACCCACTGCCGTTGCCCCCCAAAAAGGAGGCCAGAGACGACTGCTCATTCCTTTGTCGATTCTGGCTGTTTTAGGGACTGTGGGGGCGACGTTCTTGATGACGAAAACCTTCTTATCCCCGCAATTTGCCAATCAAACCATTGACCGTCGTGAGGTACCTGGGGTTAGTTCTAATCCAAGTTCTGGCGAATCGTCTGTGTCGCCCACAGAGGCCAGTTCACCCACGGCAAGTCCCAGCGAGACGCCGGATGAAACGCCTGCATCACCAACAGTGGCTAGTTCACCCACGGCAAGTTCTGAGGCAACCGCCAGCCCAACCTCTACAGCCCCTTCTCCTACTGCTTCACCTGTTGCCACCCCAACCTCTCCGACTCCCAGCGCCGCACCGTCCGCCCCAAAATCAGCACCCGCCTCAGTGCCGACGACGGTTAAATCTGCTCCTTCTCCGGCAGCCCCTCAGGTGGGAGAATTTGTGAAGCAAGCCGATCGCGCACGGGAAGCCGGACAGTTCCAGAAAGCGATCGAATTATATGACCAAGCGATCGCCCTCAATCCTAAACTGGCAGAAGCGCACTGGGGACGCTGCTATAGCCTGAATTCCGTGCAACAACCAGATGATGCGATCGCAGCTTGCAATCAAGCCCTCGCTATCAACCCTAACTACCCAGAAGCCCTGTGGAGCAAAGGTAGCGCCCTCGACCAAAAGCAGCGCTTCAATGAGTCGCTCAAACTCTACCAACAGGCGACGGCGGTCAAACCCAATTTTGCGGAAGCCTGGAATAACCAGGGCGTGTCACTCTTAGCACTCGATCGCATTACCGAGGCAGTTACCGCCTTTGATAAAGCCACAGCACTCAAGCCCGGTTTTGCCAATGCCTGGGGGAATCGGGGTGCCGCCCTCTGGAAACTCGGACGATTTGATGATGCGATCGTTTCTATGGACAAAGCCCTACAAATTCAACCGAATAACCCAGACATCATCAACCTGCGCCAGCAGGCACGGGAAAAGCTAGGGCGTTAG
- a CDS encoding M20 family metallopeptidase encodes MLSRIKDLAEKLAPRLIEIRRHLHSHPELSGQEQQTAAYVAGVLSSCGIVVQEAIGKTGVIGELVGGTDDRLVAIRTDMDALPITERTCLEFASRKPGIMHACGHDVHTTVGLGTAMVLSQLGEMLPGNTRFLFQPAEEIAQGANWMVQDGAMNDVSAIFSVHVFPSIPGGSLGIRYGALTAAADDLEIFIMGESGHGARPHEAVDAIWIASQVITTLQQAISRTQNPLRPIVLTIGQISGGRAPNVIADQVRLAGTVRSLHPDTHADLPQWVEKIVANVCNMYGARYEINYRRGVPSVQNDLALTQLLEESAKEAWGSERVQILPEPSMGAEDFSIYLENAPGTMFRLGVGFPDKPNYPLHHPEFEVNESAIVTGVVTMAYTIYQYWQKRR; translated from the coding sequence ATGCTTTCTCGTATTAAAGACTTAGCTGAAAAATTAGCACCGCGCCTGATTGAAATCCGGCGTCATCTCCACTCCCACCCTGAACTGAGTGGACAGGAACAGCAGACAGCCGCTTATGTGGCGGGTGTGCTGTCTTCCTGCGGTATCGTTGTGCAAGAGGCGATCGGTAAAACCGGGGTGATTGGCGAATTGGTGGGTGGTACGGATGACCGCTTGGTGGCAATCCGCACAGATATGGACGCGCTACCCATTACCGAACGCACCTGTCTCGAATTCGCGTCCCGCAAGCCAGGAATTATGCACGCCTGCGGTCATGATGTGCACACGACAGTTGGGTTAGGCACAGCAATGGTGCTGTCCCAGTTGGGCGAAATGTTACCCGGTAATACCCGCTTTTTATTCCAACCGGCGGAGGAAATTGCCCAAGGTGCCAATTGGATGGTGCAAGATGGGGCGATGAATGATGTGAGTGCAATTTTTAGCGTTCATGTATTCCCCTCCATTCCCGGTGGTTCATTAGGAATTCGTTATGGGGCATTGACAGCGGCAGCGGATGATTTAGAAATTTTTATTATGGGAGAATCCGGTCATGGTGCTCGTCCCCATGAGGCTGTTGATGCGATTTGGATTGCCTCGCAGGTGATTACCACGCTTCAGCAAGCGATTAGCCGCACCCAGAATCCGTTGCGACCAATAGTCTTGACAATTGGACAGATTAGTGGTGGAAGGGCACCGAATGTGATTGCCGACCAAGTACGATTGGCGGGAACAGTGCGATCGCTCCATCCTGACACTCATGCCGATTTACCGCAGTGGGTGGAAAAGATTGTCGCGAATGTCTGCAACATGTACGGTGCTCGTTACGAAATTAATTACCGCCGGGGAGTGCCTTCGGTACAAAATGACTTGGCTTTAACTCAATTATTGGAGGAGTCAGCCAAAGAAGCGTGGGGAAGCGAACGGGTGCAAATTTTGCCCGAACCATCAATGGGTGCTGAAGACTTTTCCATCTATCTAGAAAATGCCCCTGGTACTATGTTTCGCCTAGGTGTGGGGTTCCCGGATAAACCCAACTACCCACTGCATCACCCTGAATTTGAAGTGAATGAGTCTGCGATCGTGACGGGTGTTGTCACTATGGCCTACACAATTTACCAATATTGGCAAAAACGCCGTTAG
- a CDS encoding class I SAM-dependent methyltransferase: MLLENQVIHNEYYKEDLAFIHDVGFADYALKSAPGLLEILKQNQIGEGLVVDLGCGSGLWALELTKAHYQVLGVDLSKSLIAIARQRVPEAEFRIGSLFQADIPPCNAVTSIGECLNYLFDSNNNHQTLIQLFSGIYRALTPGGVFIFDMAEPGQVLQETPTQGFTEGDDWIVLVEKAENREQKTLTRRIITFRKVGGHYRRDDEVHHLQLYDATEVAQELSAIGFQVQMMPSYGHYSLPKAHTAFIARKPTK; the protein is encoded by the coding sequence TTGTTGTTAGAAAATCAAGTCATCCATAACGAGTACTACAAAGAAGACCTCGCGTTTATTCATGATGTTGGTTTTGCGGACTATGCGCTCAAGTCTGCTCCTGGTCTATTGGAAATCCTCAAACAAAACCAAATCGGCGAGGGCTTAGTCGTAGATTTAGGTTGCGGAAGCGGATTATGGGCGCTAGAACTCACCAAAGCTCATTATCAGGTTCTCGGAGTTGATCTCTCTAAGTCGTTGATTGCCATTGCACGTCAGAGAGTGCCAGAGGCTGAGTTTCGCATCGGTTCCTTATTCCAGGCTGATATTCCACCCTGTAATGCGGTGACATCGATTGGCGAATGCCTCAACTACCTTTTTGACTCAAACAACAATCATCAAACGCTAATTCAGTTATTTAGTGGCATTTATCGCGCCTTAACGCCTGGGGGTGTCTTCATTTTCGATATGGCAGAACCGGGACAGGTTCTACAGGAAACCCCAACCCAAGGATTTACTGAAGGAGATGATTGGATAGTACTGGTGGAAAAAGCGGAGAATCGAGAGCAAAAAACCTTAACCCGTCGAATTATCACCTTTCGCAAGGTTGGAGGACACTACAGACGGGATGATGAAGTACACCATTTGCAGTTATACGATGCAACCGAGGTGGCACAAGAATTGAGTGCAATCGGCTTCCAAGTTCAGATGATGCCTAGTTATGGTCATTACTCTTTGCCCAAAGCACACACGGCGTTTATTGCCCGGAAACCCACAAAATAG
- a CDS encoding ABC transporter ATP-binding protein: MSRPRKQSLENLRVPTRGLRQSLSVFRYSGRALELVWTTSHTLTIVLAILTLVAGLLPGAIAYVGKLIVDSVVLASQSGAQTQRWMALRYVGLEAIAVMALAATQRGLTVCQSLLRVLLGQRVNVLILEKALTLDLTHFENSEFYDKITQARHEASHRPLSLVMRTFGLIQSALSLVTYGGLLLNFSFWAVLVLVVAAVPPFIAETRFAGEAFRLFRWRSPETRQQHYLETLIAREDYAKEVQLYQLGSTMLQRYRDIFHRLYDEDRDLTIRRGISGYLLGLLSTATFYAAYAWIVLETIWGRISLGDMTMYLTVFRQGQSTFAGALTSIGGMYEDNLYLSNLYEFLEQNVPKPRGKARQGLIPGDGMRFIDVSFTYPGITKPALRNVSLHLKPGEKLAIVGENGSGKTTLIKLLTRLYTPDSGQILLDGLDLQEWDIEVLRQRIGVIFQDFVRYHFTVGENVGVGDVNHLEDAERWEDASDKGMAKPFIELLPEGFGTQLGRWFKGGQELSGGQWQKIALSRAFMRTGADILVLDEPTAAMDAEAEVRIFNHFRTITQNQMVVLISHRFSTVRMADTIVVMAGGEIIEQGTHEKLLQLEGRYARLFSLQAAGYQ; encoded by the coding sequence ATGAGTAGACCAAGAAAACAATCTCTAGAGAACTTGAGAGTTCCTACAAGGGGGTTGCGTCAATCCCTCTCCGTCTTCCGCTACAGTGGACGAGCATTAGAATTAGTCTGGACAACGAGCCATACCCTAACCATTGTGCTGGCGATTCTAACCTTAGTAGCCGGTTTGTTACCTGGTGCGATCGCCTACGTGGGTAAGTTAATTGTAGATAGCGTCGTTTTGGCTTCGCAGTCAGGGGCACAAACCCAGCGTTGGATGGCTTTAAGGTATGTGGGGTTAGAAGCGATCGCCGTTATGGCACTAGCGGCAACCCAACGAGGACTCACCGTCTGCCAATCCCTGCTGCGAGTCTTGCTGGGACAACGGGTGAATGTTTTGATTTTGGAAAAAGCACTGACTCTCGACCTCACCCACTTCGAGAACTCTGAGTTTTATGACAAAATCACTCAGGCACGCCATGAAGCATCCCATCGTCCTCTTTCCTTGGTGATGCGAACCTTTGGACTGATTCAGTCTGCCCTTTCCTTAGTGACGTATGGCGGTTTACTGCTGAATTTCTCATTTTGGGCGGTATTAGTCTTGGTTGTCGCGGCGGTTCCTCCCTTCATTGCCGAAACTCGCTTTGCTGGGGAAGCGTTTCGCCTGTTCCGTTGGCGATCGCCGGAAACCCGACAGCAGCATTATTTAGAAACCTTAATTGCCCGCGAAGACTATGCCAAGGAGGTTCAGCTTTACCAACTTGGCTCCACAATGCTACAACGTTATCGTGATATCTTTCATCGCCTTTACGACGAAGACCGCGACCTCACCATCCGTCGAGGAATTTCGGGTTACCTTTTGGGCTTGCTGAGTACGGCAACCTTTTACGCCGCTTACGCTTGGATTGTGCTGGAAACCATCTGGGGTCGCATTTCCTTGGGGGATATGACCATGTACCTCACCGTGTTCCGGCAAGGACAATCCACCTTTGCGGGTGCCTTAACGTCGATTGGCGGCATGTATGAAGATAATCTGTATCTCTCCAATCTCTACGAATTTTTGGAGCAGAATGTACCTAAACCCAGGGGAAAGGCGCGTCAGGGTTTAATTCCGGGGGATGGAATGCGCTTTATCGATGTTTCCTTCACCTATCCAGGAATTACCAAACCCGCCCTGAGAAACGTCTCACTTCATCTTAAACCGGGTGAGAAATTAGCGATCGTGGGTGAAAATGGTTCGGGCAAGACCACTCTGATTAAGCTGTTAACCCGGTTATATACCCCAGATTCGGGACAAATTCTCCTGGATGGTTTGGATTTGCAAGAGTGGGATATTGAGGTACTGCGCCAAAGAATTGGTGTGATTTTTCAGGATTTCGTGCGTTACCACTTTACAGTTGGTGAAAACGTAGGTGTGGGGGATGTCAACCACTTAGAAGATGCAGAACGTTGGGAAGATGCCTCCGACAAAGGGATGGCTAAACCGTTTATTGAATTGTTGCCAGAGGGTTTTGGCACTCAGTTGGGTCGATGGTTCAAGGGAGGACAGGAACTCTCCGGAGGGCAATGGCAGAAAATCGCCTTATCTCGTGCGTTTATGCGGACAGGTGCAGACATCTTAGTTCTGGATGAACCCACAGCAGCGATGGATGCGGAGGCTGAGGTGCGAATTTTTAACCATTTCCGCACCATTACCCAAAATCAAATGGTGGTGTTAATTTCTCACCGTTTCTCGACAGTGCGGATGGCTGACACGATTGTGGTGATGGCTGGGGGAGAAATTATTGAACAGGGAACCCATGAGAAGTTATTGCAACTCGAAGGACGTTACGCGAGGTTGTTCTCACTTCAAGCCGCAGGATATCAGTAA